Proteins encoded by one window of Salvia splendens isolate huo1 chromosome 5, SspV2, whole genome shotgun sequence:
- the LOC121801939 gene encoding general transcription factor IIF subunit 2-like produces the protein MEEGYIHSDINVEASKADRSVWLMKCPPVVSKAWQSSAASASADSPPVSKVVVSLDLLQPDDSSALQFTMEMAGSEIVNIPKSYSLNMSKDFVPMGIFSESNQGRVAVEGKVEHKFDMKPHHANIEEYRKMCRERTNKSMVKNRQIQVLNNDRGVHMRPMPGMMGFITSNSKDKKKAAPVKGADMKRTRRDRGELEDIMFKLFERQPNWTLKQLVQETDQPPQFLKEILNELCVYNKRGTNQGTYELKPEYKKSVEDTDAET, from the exons ATGGAGGAGGGCTACATTCATAGCGACATCAATGTCGAAGCCTCCAAAGCCGACCGATCGGTATGGCTCATGAAGTGCCCTCCCGTTGTCTCCAAAGCCTGGCAGTCCtctgccgcctccgcctccgccgacTCGCCTCCCGTCTCCAAAGTCGTCGTTTCTCTCGATCTCCTCCAGCCGGATGACTCCTCTGCCCTCCAA TTTACTATGGAGATGGCTGGGAGTGAGATTGTTAATATACCAAAGAGCTACTCTCTCAACATGTCCAAAGATTTCGTTCCCATGGGAATTTTCTCCGAGTCGAATCAAG GAAGAGTTGCAGTGGAAGGAAAAGTGGAGCATAAATTTGATATGAAACCCCACCATGCAAACATTGAAGAGTATAGAAAAATGTGTCGGGAAAGGACAAATAAGTCCATGGTTAAGAATAGACAAATCCAG GTACTCAATAATGATCGTGGCGTACACATGAGACCCATGCCCGGAATGATGGGATTCATTACGTCGAATTCTAAA GATAAGAAAAAGGCAGCTCCAGTTAAGGGGGCTGATATGAAAAGAACTAGAAGGGATCGCGGGGAGCTGGAAGATATCATGTTCAAGCTTTTTGAGAGGCAACCTAATTGGACGCTCAAACAGCTGGTTCAAGAGACTGATCAACCTCCT CAATTTTTGAAGGAGATATTAAATGAGCTATGCGTGTACAATAAAAGAGGAACAAACCAAGGTACTTATGAGCTCAAGCCAGAGTATAAGAAATCTGTTGAGGATACAGATGCTGAAACATGA